One Aegilops tauschii subsp. strangulata cultivar AL8/78 chromosome 2, Aet v6.0, whole genome shotgun sequence genomic window, GTTTGTACACACAGTTTCATCTACATGGGCGATGAACAATTCATAGATACATGTTTATTCTTGATTGTTGATGCAGTTGTTTAGATAAATATTTCAAGAGCGTAAATTTTGATTGTTAATTcgcatatactccctctgcaaggAAATAGAACAACTTTTGGTTCACTACTTTAGtgatttctttacagagggagtacttgttTAGTTTAAATTGTTCATGCACTTGTTTACATAAACTTTCAATAGCGCCAGAATTCCTATACTATCTGCCGTCATATTCATCTCGGCTTATTGTTATCATGTTATTGTGATGCTTCATGTCTTATACTGGTTTCATCAATTACAGTCCTTCGGCATGGCGTTCGAGAAAGATTATGCTGCTAGGGCAGATGGAAATACCGAAATTTGTGTGAAGTACACGAACAAGGCTAGCTGTGTTGAGTACTGCATTGGCAGATTCAAATACTGGCTGCGGAACGACGACCAGAAGATAGTTGCACTGGATGTGGAGTACACCTGGCCTCGTGGTCCGACACAGATGGCGGCCGTGGTCCAGTTATGCAGTAGCATCTACGTCCTCGTGTACCACATAAGCGTTGCTGATGAGCACTCCGGCCTGCTTGCCACCTTCCTGCTCGACAAGGAGTACACCTTTGTTGGGGTGGACATCAATAATGACGAGAAAAACTCAAGCATGTTGGTCTGGTGGTACAAAACTTTGTGGATATCCAGAATATGTGGAGAGTGCCTGATCCAGTGACGACTAAGCCAAAGTATGGCCTGGCTGACTACGCTGGTTCCATCATCCACCACAGCTCCAACAAGATGAAGGACGCTATCACAGAAGATGACCACCATATATGGGCAGAAGCGCCCTTGCCCTTGAAGAACATCTATTATGCTTCCATGGACGCGTATGCCACCTACGATGTATACAGGCGGTTGGTGAACTTCCAGAAGGGGTTCGAGAGTCAGCGCCAGCATCTCGCCAAACCATCTTGGCAGTCAAAGAAGTCCGGAAGGAAGAATGAATCAACCTAAAACGTTTCTTCTATTTATCTAGCTGATAGTCTGTAAACTTTATTATACTACTAGTAAGTCGTAAGTTCAAATTTCCTGCAAGTTGAATCATCCTTTATTCTAGCTGTCTTGCCTAATTTGATCCACGTTCACGAGATATTATACTTAAGACGTTTATTTTGTTTTGGTTTCGCTAGCTATGATACAGAATGCGATAGCCATTTTTACCAGAAGATTATTTCAAATTTATAATGAATACTGTTCTCAACTGGGTTTGAATAGAGAAATTTTATTTTTCAATTGCATAGAGAAAGTTCATTTTTTTAATCAAAAGAAGGGTCGCCCCCTCTGATTTTCCTTTAACAGAAACCACATGGTATTTCAAGCCCCTGATACAAACTACAGCTAGACACTAAAGTAATCAACAAGCAGCACAAATCATACATGGTAGCAAGCCCAGCCAGACTTAACATGAAGGTCCAAAAAATAAAACTATGGCAGAGATGCGCAGGCGACACCGCAGTACCCTGTGACTCCACACTTGCGATGAACTGTACAATTCACTTGCTACATGCTCTAGCCTGCGCATATAGACCATCAGCACCTCTTTGCTCCCAACATCAACACCTCTTTGTTTACCACCTTCATCTGCAATATAGACCATCCCATGATCCACAAGCAAATTAGCTAAACAAGAATCATAAGATCACTATACCATTTATTTTTTAATCTCACATTATTCCTACATTGCCATAGAGTCAAGCACAGAACTGATGCCCTTCCCGCATCTCCTACGCAAACACTCATAGGTAGTTCTACCATCTTAACTCCATGATTTAAAATATTAATAAAACCCCCTTAATGATTCCATTTTCATTACCATCGTTCATGATTATAGCCAGGGAAACAGCAACCAATAAAGCAACCACCTGTGAAAGACCTATTTTGAGTCCCGAATAGGGCCGAATCCTAGCATTTACTCTAACTGCAACATGTCCTCCTCTCATAGTCATCATCACCCAAGACATAATGAAGACGTAACCCCACAGATGCATAACTGCTATCAACATAGTTTTCGCACTATACCTAGTGTAAAGGACACTCTTGCGTTGTCGTGCTACATTTGTGGCTCCTCGGTCAGCATGTTCATAACCACCTCGATCTGAAGATCTTCACGGGTGGTGGTCTTGAAACCGAAAAGAATGGCTTTATGAACCTTAAGCTCTTCACTGTCAACAAAATCACTCCATCCCTTGCCGAAGATGATGCGGCCATCATCACACTTGTGGTACTTGACCGGCATGAAACTGTCCTTGCACAGCCGAGTGCCAGCAAGCCCATCTCCCGGTATCTCCCCATCTCCTGGGGTCTTCAGGGCGTCGACAACTTTCACCGATAATCTCTGTATGCACCGTCATAGGAAGAAAAATTATCAAATATGTGAAGGAACAGTAAACAAAAGGAACTTCAGCTACATCTACATATATTACATAAGGATCTTCAGTTATGGGAAACAAAAGGATATGCAAAAACACACATCAGTGTATTCACTGGTTTCAGCTACAATAACATATCATTAAACTTTCTCtccatggaaaaacaaaaaaattgcaTACAAAATAGAAAATACTAGTACACCAAAAACATACCATCGTCTTTCTGCTATGTTCGACTTGGTGAAGCGGTGGACAAAAAATGCACCTATATAACCTTTCTTCATCGCCAAAAGGTCATGTAGGTTACGCTCCTCTTGCTTCGTAAGATTAACTGCCTTCGTTATGCCAGCTAATTCTAGAGGATCTTTACGCTCTTCGTTTTGATCGCATGTCCTTGGCAGGTTGCAGCAGTACACCATAGGAATGTCTTCAGTCAAATCGAAGGAGACAAGGTCGCCTTCTCGCAGGTCGAAGTCTTCAACAAACATGCACCAGTTTTCACCACAGATGATCGCCCTTGAATTCCATTTGTACGCGCCAAAATCATACATGCGGCTCCCTCTCGCTTGAAAAAGCAATGAACTGTCTGGGATGGCGCTGAACTGGTGCCTTGCGTAGCATGGCACGATCTGTAGATGTAGAATTTAATTGCTATTTATTTCCTACATTTTGTTAATCTTCAAAGTAGAGGGGAACAAACACAATACAAGTAAAAATTGACATGATTATTTATACCACAGCTGAAGTGTCCCCATCTAGCCTGATGGTAAATGTCAATCCATCAGCATTGGGCCTGTTGCAGTCCTGTCGACAGGTTATGCACACCACCTgtgtaaacaaaataaaatgaagaAAAGCAAAGGATGAGAATTTAAGAAAAGGGCTTATGCATGTAAACACACTAGGCAACAATCATACAGTATAATCAACGAAGGTATTGCATCAGTAATCAACAATCATACACTTGAACTGAGCGGGTGGCTCGCCCTCCACTCCGCATAACCCCGCAACGCAGCGCGTGCCCGCCGCACCACAGCTTGTTCAAACATGTCCTTCTATTCATCCTCGACCGGCAGCATGGGCTCACCCCGAGCGTCAACACGCGGCATTGGCCCCTCCTCCTCTGCAGCACAACTAAGGTAGTGTCTGAGACTGAGCAGTAATCTCTGAGAAAAGTCCTATGAAAACATAAATCCTACTACTGCTGTTACTCTGCCCACCCGAAAGTACACACGCACACCTTCAACATACAGCCCATCTACATACATCCGCATCCAACAATATGTTCcttgaaaaagaaaagaaaatctgTTCTGGACGGACGAAGGATCGTCAGGGTAACCAACTCAATTAGCCACTTGTCTGTCATGTTGGAGAAAATGAACTTACTTCACTTTTTCCTGGTACTACATAACCACACAAAATAAAGACTAAAATAATTCCTAAAAACTCTGATATATTGTATGCCCTCACATTTATAATCTTTAAAATATGAACTAATTTGGGCAATAGAATTAAGAGTTTATTGTTATTTCCCTACAAAGATACAAATATTTGGATCAAAATTTCATATTCTGCAAAAAAAACACTGCAGTAAATATTATTCTGAGAAATGTTTAGTTGACTTGCAATCTAGGACTACAAGTTAATGGCTGCCTTACTAAACCCAACCTAATTTCGGCCTAAAAAGGAATTTAATCCACTAGCCCAGCTTATAAGTTTTGAGCTAACCCTCTGGTTTCTTCCTGGATTCGCCACTGCACAAGGCAAATATTTTTTTAAAGTTTTTAAAGGACTGTTTGCTGAAATTTGCTGCTATTGTGTTATGCATCTGCACTTGTTCATTGTTATGAAAACCCTGGAATAccgaaaccctagaaaaaaatacCCAGCTAGCCACCGATGTAGAAAACTTCCTTCAATCTCTGCATCGCCTTCCACCTAACCTCCGATTTAAAAATCCTAACTATCTAATCTCTGACTTTGAAAACCATATCCAACTCCCGAAACGGCAACACAACAAGGAACAAAGAAGTCGAAGATTACAAGTTAGGGTTTCTCACTTCACCTAGTCGCCGGTAGTCGCTAGGTGCTTGCTGGCGGCCTCCCAATCTCACTCCGCGCTCTTCTGCTCCAACCATCGAGAGCGGCCAGGCGAGTAAGCGGGCGGGTCGCGGCGGGGTGGTTTGTGGGGAGGGTGGGGGTGAGGGGGGCGGGGGTGTGTGGGCGATGGGGGTGATGACACGGACCCTATCCGTGTCAAGCATAGAAAATAACGGCCCGTGGGTCCAGTTCGTAGAGAAACAACCAAACAGGCCCACAGGCCGCTTACCAGTCACAAACTAAAACCCTATGTTACTAATAAAAAAACACAAAGCAAAATCCTTTTGtttaaaaaacaaaaacaaaggaaaatCGTAAAAAAGAGGGAAATCCTTTTTGGGTGAGTTCAACATGAACGTGATGGTGAGAGGCTCAAGGAGGAGTTTTGTGCGTTTACAACACCTTTGTTTTTGAGAAAAAATGCAACTTACAATGTGAAATTATAAAATCGTTATTAATAAGTGCTGAAAATTCCTTATTTATAAAAAATTGTTTTTTTCCAGAAAAAACAAACTTCAATAATGGGGGTAGGTAATTGCGTTGCCTTTCTCGCCCCCCCTCGCATATTCGGGCCATTTACCGCATTTCTATGGTTGTAACCTCGAAAGTTCAAGATCTTATGCGGCCACCATGAAATCATAGCAGGGAATGGGATGAGTGCCCCATGTTAAGCTCTTTGGTCCATATATGTGCCATATGCTACCAACGGGAGGCGTGGCCTTGAAGCCGTTCTCTACGGCTATGATGCCCGTCTGCTGTCATTATAATCAATGCAAATTCATGGGGGGCTAAAAATTCACCGGACCTGGTGTGGTGTCATTGTACAACCCCTAGAGGGTGTGGTAAAACATCGAGAGCAGCATGCCTTGGCCCTCACATAGGCTGTGTGCAAACGGGATCATATTGCATGTCGGATCAAGCCATCGAGAGAGAATGCGTCCGGCCTGTGAAAGGAGTGCGGGGCCCGTTCCTTCATTTGCCTCAAATCTCGATGCCATGTGATGTTAGACCTAGTAACCAAGGCATGTCTCGTGCATCGCACTCAACTGGACCCAcaacatgcatgcacacatgTCCATGTATGAGTCTAAACGACGGGGATGCATGGTTCGAGGACTGGCGTAAGTGGTGTGAGTCCAGTTTGGATCTAGCTACCAAGAGGTAACGCATGAGTCTAAACGTCTACCAAGAGGATGCATGTCCACGTATGAGTCTAAACGTCTACGTGATGCTCCACACATGGGTCTAGACGGCGGGTCTGCATGTGCTTTGGATATAGCTACCAAGAGGTAACGCGTCCGGTTTGTGTCTAGGGGGTGCTTCACGGGGCCTGGCGTGGTCTCGTCATATGACCCATGAAGGGTGTGGTCAAACACCTAGAGCGGCACGCATAAGCCCTAACGCGGGCTATGTGGAAGGCATGCCATATCGCATGCTGGATCTAGCCAATGGAGGGAACGAGTTCGGCATGCAGACGGAGTGCGGGGCCCGTTCCTTCATTTTCCTCAAAATTCATTGCCGCTTCATGTGGGCCCTATCCAAAAAGGCCTGTCCAGTGCATCACACACAGCTGGATTCACACCATGCATGCACACTTGGCCACGTAGACACCCACCGTAAACCTTTAGCCAAGTTGACCCACACCATCCATCCACCCTTGACCCCACCTCGGTTCGTTGGATCTCCGACGAGTCCCTTCCCTCGGTATGCCAAGCATGTTAAAACGACACACGGCTACACATCTTGCACACCAAGATTGGCACATCATGCACTAGTGCGAACAAACATGTCCAGCTGAGCATCTTTG contains:
- the LOC141040816 gene encoding uncharacterized protein, whose translation is MAFEKDYAARADGNTEICVKYTNKASCVEYCIGRFKYWLRNDDQKIVALDVEYTWPRGPTQMAAVVQLCSSIYVLVYHISVADEHSGLLATFLLDKEYTFVGVDINNDEKNSSISNKMKDAITEDDHHIWAEAPLPLKNIYYASMDAYATYDVYRRLVNFQKGFESQRQHLAKPSWQSKKSGRKNEST